DNA from Musa acuminata AAA Group cultivar baxijiao chromosome BXJ1-5, Cavendish_Baxijiao_AAA, whole genome shotgun sequence:
TCATCTGATGGAGGAGATGAGAGCTAAGAATGGTGGAGATCAAATTTGGAAAGGACCTCTTCGTTCCCAAGTATAATCTCGATCGTGAGTATTGATAGCATGGTCAAGAGAATGTTGGAGGCTAGTAAACTATCGTCGAGagtgttaaaataaagagataaatgagttgtagaagaagaagttgaatgttattgacatatcctccgtctttatatacaggttagaaggagaagtttcctcaacgggttagaggatttccctcaacagagtagagagatttcctcaacagttagggaaatctcatctacttatcatgcccccgcaagatggtgctcctatcaaggaggccaatcttggactgatgtaatgcaaacagcttacgagctataggcttcgtaagtgagtcggccaattgatcaactgtatgaacatgagaaacacggagttgacggcggacaacttgatcacgtacaaagtggaagtcaatagcaatatgtttcatgcgggagtggaataccggattagcgcacagataggtagctccaatattatcacaatatattgtaggagtggaatcgatgttgagttatagaaagtcctttaccatcaccgatgatgatatcttcattgccgccatagggattgtgaagagacaaattctgaagatcagcggtgatgtgatgataggcaccagagtcgacaatccagttggactggctaggtgtcggagtagttaggagatttgcctgtggccagtgtgacggagtagggaggcggagacgagaccggcaaactttagcggaatggccgactttgtcacacagttggcaaacgacccgtctctgatggctcggtagggcaggacgccaagacggatgatggctggagtcgccactttgcgagaagggatgactaggaggataggaggggtgttgcatggaactcacagaatcaagaggcgtagtagccaaaccttgggtgatgttcggtgagtaccgagtgttcttccgtttagacttgtgactgacttgagctgtgacagttgatccaggcagtttgtccgcacgcttcaaaaacatctcgtagtcagtcaacttatcatagagatcttcaaaagagattggcgagtcgcgtgcccgaattgcagcagccaattctttgtaatcggtgtcgagaccattgagggtatgaatgacaacctcttcatcacataggaaatgacctatcaaggccaagtcatcgatgataaccttgataagttgtaaataatcagagatagtacttccctcttgttttgtctccataagcttggatagaagactgagcttgcgagtacgcgaacgatttgccagggtggtttgcagtttagaccatgcatcggcagctgtcacacatgaagatatcaagggagcaacggatccagcaactgaagcttgaatggcttggagaatgagacgatcttgacgtagccacagtttgtgagctggattgggtactggattaggatcaccggggatgttgagcatggccggaggacaactgaaagaaccatcaacgtaacctaacaaatcatatccaaataaaagattagagaattgagctcgccaggacgcatagttgccaccctttgataacttaaaggggattagcgtggcagcattgatggagataagccctgtagaagaacaagaagtgggagtccctacaggaactgaaacatcagaagaagtgaacgaagacattttccttcttttttttttttttttttttttttttttttttagaagaaggcagcgaaccttgtgtgatactcaggtcacacaaggtggagaatgagggagggggctgctgctatagattgcttgctgtagcagattgagcaatctacaacagtgccaaaagctgccggcagctgctgtggattgctgcttgctgcagcagattgtagaggctgcagttcgccggaagatggctgcgaaaaactacaacggtactcaagactgcggttcgccggaaaatgaccgcaaaaatctgcagcagtactcaaggaaactgcagtgagagaaatctgtagcaattaggtgtatagagaaaagcggcaatgaaagctgctgcgatagaggaaggaagatgcagcggttgcggctgctgctggccgggaagtggctgcgacagcgaaggaggaagacgcgagaaagacaccgtcgttcgccgttcgtcgctattgaggaggaagcaccgccgttgaggaggcgccgttgtgtagagggaaacggcagcgaaagctgctgcggtagaggaagatgcagcagttgcgacagctactggccggagaagtgcaggaggcggctgctgcgataggggaagatgcagcagttgcgactgctactggccggagaagtgcaggaggcggctgatgtcttctctggtgctgcccaacgtggggctgaaggaccacgttgtccttccggcgaagaagaaggaagaggaaggtgcagcagttgcgactgctactggccgggaagcgaggaagacaccgttgttcgccgttcactgctattgaggagagaatgttttcctccttgcgtgacggcgacggagagtgtctgctgtaggcagcaaataggagagggagcaaggccggcgaagaaaagcaagaccggttagcactggctctgaatccgtgtcttggtgcttcttcaatgactccgcttgaggcagcgtgctactgtggccgcttggctaacacatggcgatgctgctgtcgccaagaggagctggctctgataccatgttaaaataaagagataaatgagttgtagaagaagaagttgaatgttattgacatatcctccgtctttatatacaggttagaaggagaagtttcctcaacgggttagaggatttccctcaacagagtagagagatttcctcaacggttagggaaatctcatctacttatcagagAGACCGACCATAGATCAAAAGTATCAGTGAGTGCAATGGGTGATGAGGACGTCGATCAAGTCATTGGGAAGTAAGCGCCAGCTTAGGAGCAGAGGGAACGCTCGCCAAGCATGGTTGAATAGAGGAGGGTCACTAGCGGCTTGCTTTGCTATCCGTCGAGTAGAGCTAAGCGAAGGTGGAGGATCAGTATAATTGCATAGCATATCAAATTTGCAAGGTAAATCATATCACAAAGACGAGATCACGTAGAGGAATTACGTGTCTTCGTCTCCGGTGCAAGCGCAAGCAACGAAGCAGATCGACAATGGATCATTCATCGAAAGCGTCGACTATGTTATGAGCAGGATGCACCGGTTGGGAGGAGGCACCGGCGAGGAGACGGTGTCGTTACAACAACACTGTCATTGCTGCAACGACAGTAGCAACAGGTGAAGATGAGCAGAAGATAGCACAGGCAAAGTGTCGTTGGGTAAataaagagggaggaattgttgatGCTGTGACAGAGCAACAAGGAAGAGGGAGTTGCTATCTCTGGGGTATCAAAAAAGTGGAAGAATAATTGCTGGAGGAATCATTGTCGCCCAGCAATGTGGTGATCAAACTCGATGGCGGCTCTCACCATCACCAAGACGAGTTCGGATTAGCGAAAGAATCTGCACGGCCAAGTTGTGCAAAAGCTCATGGGATAATTATGTGCAGAAAGCAAATCTATGAGTCAGTCAGTCAAATCTGGGTGCTGCAGGTCTCTTcagaaaacaaagaaaaggagCTCCTGGGAACTGAAAGAGCTGCACGGCCTACAGATTCAGCAACTGCACTTGCCATGGCTTCAAAGCCACATGCAGTCCCCAGTGCCAGCCAGTGAGCCACTCCCTGGATAGGAAAGAGAACATGGACCCTTCCACTGGATTCTTCTTGGCCAAGACAGAGCCATGCGCTAAATGCCACGACCTACACATCAGACCAAAAGGCAGCAGCCAAGCCCCAAACTGTCAACGTTCATCTTTCTGTCGCTGTTGAGAAGAACTCGAGAAGAAGCTGTGTGCAGGGGAAGGAAATGGTAGGGTTTGACTGCTGTCCAGCTTTTGCTATTCTTACTTCTGCATGCTGTCTTGTTGTGGGATTTGGAGAGTAGAAAGGGTAGTGTGATTAGCTGAACCACTGGTGCTACCTTCATGTTTAGATACAGAAGCTATCCATTTTACTAAGCTTCATAGTCTTTCGATACATCAAAAGCAAAGTTTGATCTTCACAGCCTTTAGAGGAAGAAAGATGAATTTTGGAGGAAGAAAGATGATCATAGGTTGGGACCAACATCCTTTAATGTGTGTGGTTGAGTTCAAAAGAAGAGCAAAGAAGTCATAGGAGAAATAAAGTTGAGAAGAACACAAGTCATGACACTGATGAATGGGAAAACTTCTGCCTGATAATTCTCTCTTCTGAAACTTTTTAGAGATAAACCgaatcttcaagaggaaagtttgaaggaaaaggaaaaaagtaaAAGATGAGTGGAATCTGCTAAAGATTGATGCTTGTAGAAAGAAGGAATGAATGAGCAGCAACTGTTGGATGAGAACAAAAGCACAAAAATCTTATTGCATCGATCAATCATTGAAGGTTGCATattataactctctctctctctctctctctctctctctcttgagacGGATTATtggattaagaaaaatatttttttacctgATACTTAAAATATCATTAAATCGGTCTATAGAGTAAATCGGTTTGGTTATAGTATTTTcaatgatacaaaaaaaaaactagtaaaaaaaatactataacaaattttttttgtataatttgTATAAAAACACTATGGTTATAATgtttttatgttataatattttagtaatatttaaaatattataatgcagTACAAAAGACATTATAACTCATCATATGGAATCAGTTTATGGAGAAAAAATAGAAAATTgggatattttaggtattttataGGTAAAAAAAAGAGATGCTAttagaaaattttgattatgaaattacttTATGGaagaaacataaaaatatatttaaaaaaaaatcatctaaaaTAATTATTGTTGGAAACAGTtgttgatttgatatgcatttgtcGGATCAACAGCCAAAGACCGCTACACGTGCCTTCAAACACTCTATTTAGTCAAATTTTAAATTAGATTTTTAGCGTGGGTGAgtgttgatgagggtaataatgacaATAAGACTCGGGTGACATCAGCTGCCCCAGATAACGCCTCGCGTCTTTGTTGACCTAACAGCACCTGATCAACACGGAtcggaacgccgaccgaggcacattaacatcctggtCAGGCTCGATCACTCACACCACGCCAATGTCGATGTCAGACACTACCAGAAGTACAACCCTACTCCTTACGGGTATGCACATTAGGCAACGGTAaccctcactataaaaaccctcgcgctccgaggaAATGGAAGGAGGGAGGACAACACAAAAACCCCCTTGCGACTATTcattaacttgatcgtcggaggggtcgggccgagctctcccgactcgacctatgtgcaggtgcgaagacggaaaCCTCACACTAAATGCCTAATCGAGGAGCCCCCTCTCGAAGAAAACGATGACCCCGTCCTGATCGAACTACCGCAATCGATCACTTCAGCGGTCTCAAGGATCATCCCAGGAAGATCCCCAATCATccagacccgaaccaagccgggtCGGCCCCGAGACCacagcttaaaattatttatgccaacaAGTGTACTATATGTTGTTAGGGCAACACATTAGATTTGTACCTATCCAATTGTCACCATAAATCCGATATCCAAAACATCTTTACAgatcataaatattaaaaattcatgCCAGCATATATGTGCATAAGACATGCCAATTAATGCGTAGAAACTTCCAAAGATCATATCTGGtccacatcatatatatatatatatatatatatatatatatatatatatatataacaatggtTGGTATTTCAACATCAATGAACGATATAATTAAGTCATTAAAGCTTGCACATGACACTCTTTGTAACCATCTTTGGCAAGCCAATCTCCCTCGGCCTCGCGTCTGCGCCGCCAGAGCAGTCACAGCCTCAACTGCGCTGAGCAATGGCAGTCGAAGAGTCCCTCGAAACAGCTGCTGCTGCTTCCTGCGACGACGACGGCCACCTGAGAAGAACCGGTAACCTGAACCTTCCATTTCCTTTTTACCTGCTTCCGTAATCGAAATCCTTGTTTTCTGACCTCGATCCAACCATGGCGAGACGACTGGATCAGGGACGATATGGACCTGCGTCGCGCACATCATAACGGCCGTCATCGGCTCCGGCGTGCTCTCCCTCGCATGGAGCACTGCCCAGCTGGGTTGGATCGCCGGCCCTGTGTCCATGCTCTGCTTCGCCATCGTCACCTTCGTCTCCGCCTTCCTCCTCTCGGACTGCTACAGGTCGCCCCACCCTGTCACAGGAACCAGAAACTACTCTTACATGGATGCTGTCAGAGTCACCCTAGGTAGTCTCCCATAGCCAAACTCCTTCCATGGAACccagtgttcgacgatttgctcgtGGTGCAGGTGAGAAGCAGACATGGATTTGTGGGTTCCTGCAGTACTTTAGCATGTATGGAACTGGGATAGCGTACACTATCACTACTTCGATCAGCATGAGGTGCATCCACAGACACTGCTACAGTATGATGAACTTATAGTGTGGCGGTAGTCTCAATCTGTTATGctttgatgtgtgtgtgtgtgtgtgcagggCGATTCAGAGGTCAGACTGTTACCATAGAGAGGGACGCAGAGCTCCGTGCTCGTATGGAGATAGCTTCTACATGCTGATGTTTGGGGTTGTTCAGATAGTGTTCTCCCAGATTCCAGATTTCCATGACATGGCATGGCTCTCTGTTCTTGCAGCTATCATGTCCTTTGCCTACTCCTCCATTGGATTTGCTCTTGGCGTTGCAAAAGTGATTGGTATCGTGTGCTTCCATCTCACTAGCTGATCATTTCATGAGTGATCTGTTTTGCTCTGAGAACAAATTCTAGATCATAGAATCAAACATTTGCATTGTGATTAGACATAGCCAAACTAAAATCAGatatttatttactttttttgTGTGCAAAAAACAGATGGACAAGACGGATTTTGACTCAATGACGATATTTCTAGGATGATGTTTCAAAATGTAATCTAGAAGATATATCACTAACAaattaatataatgtaaaaaTTTTAGGATGAGGTTACAAACCCAAACTTCAGGTAAGTCAATCAGATACACCATCATTATACTAATATTTTTCAGGCGGAAAAAAAGTCACTAAAACCAAACAAAGACTATCTAATTTGTTATCAAACACTAGGGAAAGGAACCAAGATTCATTTCTATTCATAACATGAATGAACTCTGATGTCATGCATTGAGAAAAAAGAGCTCCattgttcatgtcatttatctgagTAATTACAGGCCACTATGCATTTCACCAGTCCTAATTAGCAGAAAAAACAAAACATAGTTTTTATCACATCTCACAAGCAAAAGATTCAGTGCATAGTGATTCATCCTCATGCATGCTAATCCTTGTCTACTGATAACTGTGATTTCTGTATGATGTGGTCTACAGGAAATGGAACAATAAAGGGGGGAGTCGGAGGCATCCGCATGACATCCAGGGCACAGAAAGTCTGGCGAGTTTCTGAAGCACTGGGAGACATAGCATTTGCCTACCCATACTCCTTGATTCTCTTAGAAATAGAGGTGACAACACAACTCTAACTTGATCATAAGGTTCTTGTTTGCTGAGTCATTGTGCCATTGTATCAAACACTTTTGAACTTGAGAGAACTGAAGCCAATTCATCATGTTCAAAGGACACACTGAGGTCGCCACCACCAGAGAACCAGACGATGAAGAAAGCTTCAATGATCTCCATCTTCATCACCACCTTCTTCTACCTCTGCTGCGGGTGCTTCGGCTACGCTGCCTTCGGAGATGGCACGCCAGGAAACCTCTTGACAGGGTTCGGCTTCTACGAACCATACTGGCTTATCGATTTCGCCAACGCTTGTATTGTCCTCCATCTAGTGGGAGGCTATCAGGTGAATCCTTCTACTTGCCTCTCTATGCTTGCAATAATGATAACATCTGACAGTGAAGTTTCTGGATTTGAAATGTTAGGTCTACAGCCAGCCAGTTTTCTCCTTTGCAGACAGATGGGTTGCAGGGaagtttcctaacagcagatttgtcAACGAGTTCTACAGGATCCAGTTGCCATTCTTACCACCATACAGATTGAATCTATTCAGGCTGTGCTTTAGAACAGCTTATGTCGCAACTACCACAGGGCTTGCCATGGTCTTTCCCTACTTCAACCAGGTCCTGGGAGTGTTAGGATCCCTCAACTTCTGGCCCCTGGCCATCTACTTCCCCGTGGAGATGTACTTTGCGCAGAAGAAGATAGGACGTTGGACAAAGAAATGGATGGTTCTAAGGGTCTTCAGTGCTGGATGCTTGCTCGTGAGCTTGCTTGCTATGATTGGATCAGTTGAAGGGCTTGTGAGTGAGAAGCTGGGATGAGTTCATTGTCCCTCCAAGTGAAAGATAGGATTGATGATATAAATGATGCCTTGCAAATGAAATCTATATTTTTATCATCAACTgactcttcttttctttctttgcacTTCTCCTACATAAGAAGAGATGGATAACTTTCAAACTAGGTTTTCTCAGATTAAGTTCATGGAATGACACAAAACTTTTTTTTAGTCTGATGCAAACATGAACAGTGAGGTGTACTTCAAAATGGAATTTTTTCTCAGATGACTTGAGATTCATTGCTGCAATAAGTGAAATAGGATGGTTCTTATGGGGTAGAGGGAGGGAGAGAAGAGATGATTGCAATAGGATGGTCTTATTTCATTATAACACAACGATGTTGGTAAAATCCTTGTTCTTTACACACTCCTAATAGTAACTAAAACTAAATAGAAAAACCTTTTTGGAATCTAAGATCAACTTCTTTAATCTAATTGTTCTCAAGCAATTCACTTCCAAGTAGCAAAGACTACTGCAATGCCATCTAATGTGTAACTAAAGTGTTCAAAGAAGACAAAATTTGAATGCATACCTGTGGTAGACGATTGGTCTTACTAAGAACTTGTTTCCTTCAACAACTGTTTCATGTTCTAACCAATCTCCCTGCACGCACATTCTAATAGATATGAAGACGCATACCTCGGTTTTCTTCCTCTCATCCTACTAGGGTTAGGACTCGGAAAACAGGGAGAGGCGGCAGCGTGGCGTTAGGAGACGGCACCTGCGACAGGGCTGGGGTTGGGGATCTTGGAGATAGTCTGCGGCTCGTAATGGAAGGAGTTGCTACGGATCCCGATGGGTAAAGCCATCACTGGAGGCGACATCTAGGGTTTGGAGGAGGCCGGGCGTTGGTCCATCGTGCGCTGGGACGgggatgatagtgttaacggagTTGAGGGGGACAAAATTGGCATTTGACTCAAGAAATTACATAGAGAGCAATATTTTCAATCACTACCCGCTGTATTACCTCTTTGATAATTGGAAGACGACTAGGCCCCAACTAAGCCACGAAACGCTACTAAACCCACTGTGTATGAACTTGCCCTATCCCCGCTTCGGTTTTCCAAACCCGAAATGACGACGGCGAGACGATCTGAAGCCATTCTCCGTTGCTTTGCCGCTCGCCTCGCCGCCCGATCCATAGCGACATCCGCCGCCCGCCTCCAGAGCGTCGGGTGGTTCGACAAGATCAAGGGCGTCTTCACCGGGAAACCCTCCTCCGCCTCCAAGCCTTCCTTCTCCCTCACCGGTTAGGAACAAAGGCTACGTTTTTGTTTCTGATCCCTCTTCTTTCCCATCGTTTGATTGTGTTGGTTGATTTTATTTCTGTAGATTTCGCTGATCAAATGGACAAGGCGAGGAGACTGGGCTCGTTCAAGAAGTTCGAGGTCGGCCGCTGCAGCGCGACCACCGTTTCTGACGCTTTTAAGAAGCACTCCGCCATCCTGCAGTACCTTGGGGCCATCGACCCTTCCGGAGAGGTTTGATTTGGTCGCTTATGGTGGTGTCTTTCGTTTTCCTTTTTTCGTGCACCAGTTTCCGAATGAAGAATAATTCTGTGGATATTCCTTTCCTTGTTCTATGATGATTTTGAGTCACGGTAGTTGAGGACTCGTGGATTTTGAAGTAAGAAAAGCTCTGCAGGTTCCAGTAAGATAGATAGTGGTCATGCTTGAAGGCATTAGCTCAAAATTTAATGTAGTGTTTTGTGGTGAGTGAGGTTGAACAATTTTATGCACAACAGTCTAGATCTTTTTTCTTAGTGTAATATGTTTGTCAAATTGATTATCTTCCAATCTGATAGAAACATTTCAGAGATGAATAGTTTCAGTACTATACCAAAATGTGGTGCATGAAGGTTTTTGGTTTTTGTGTTCTTAGGAAATAATTATTACAACTTTTTTTAATGTTCGAAATGTCATATTTTTATCTACCTTGAAGAGCTCTAGTGTGCTGAAGTTTTGTGCTATCGATTAGTGATTGGATGATGCTGGCCAAATTAGTGTCATTATAATTCTTtggtgaattacttttgttcaagTTCTGGAGTAGGCTGCTTTATAACATACATGAGGTTGGCATGGTTAGGATTCTAGAAAGAGCAACCTAACCTGGCATTTTATGCAATTTCAGGATGCACTGATATCTACCCCATTGTGACAGGACTATATGTTCAAAGCTTGACCAAAACATTTAAAAAATTTGATTACAGGCTAAGGTAGTGAGTTTGAAACCTATAACAAAATGGTTTCCTATATAAAGGGAAACCTTGTGGAGTGAATCACATTATTACAAGGTTTTTGTGGCACAGTTGGCCGTTTCCACATGTATGGCCACAACATATTACAAATGCATCTACCTTGATGATTCATCACTAACATGGCATGCTTTGTAGGTGATAGTTACAGAATAAACTAGCTAGCACCTTAATTTATGATAAAATATGGGTGATCATCTGAGTCTCAGTTCATGTGTATCCTTATCCTTTGCTTCTTGCTTTTCCACGTTGAGAATTTTGTTTCGATATTTTCATGCACATTCGTTATACCTAATATGTACTTATAAATTCTTGTTGCCGTCCAATTACTTCAAAGTCAATAATATGATGACAAGCAGTGCCCTTTTTGTGGAAATTTGAGTTCAATTTATGAATTTGGCATATGCAGCTTGATCTGATGCCTAAAAATTTTGCATGGCCTTACTTTTCATATGATGTTTGTTTTCTCCTGTAGAAtctccaaaacagccacaaacagGATGCAGCAAAGCACTGTAACTGTACAATAGCTGATGTTGAACATATATTAGCAAAGTACCAATGGGCCAAAGAAGCACAAAAGAAGTTGGATAAGTTAAAAGAAGAAGGGAAACCCATGCCAAAGACCTTTGGTGAGGTACATACCTTTGTACTGATTGGAATTTTATAAGAAGAGTTCCGTTAACCGACAGCTATCAGAATGATTTTGCATACAAAGAAGCAAAGACTTACTTTGCATGTATATGTTGTCCACTATGAGCCTAAGGTGCATCATGATATGATAATCAAAGATAGTTGCTGTCATATTTTGCGAAGTGAAGTTCATGCCCCTAATGTCTTACTTTTTAAAGCAATAGCCAATATTTTGGTGAGATTTTGTGTAATTTTGTGAATTTTATTTCGTCATGAGACATGTGAGTCACAATTGTGCAGGAAATAACTTAGTTGCACGATCATATGCTTTTGATGTTCTGTGCCTTGTGTTGAGTTGCCCTTGTAGGCTAGCAGTCTTTAGACCAACTCagggtcccccatgtttgcacaGTGCAAGCACCTGCTACTTTtatcaagaaaaggaaaagacaaaAGATACTGTAAACTTCATCGCCTGCATTAAGTATTGTCACAGATAACATTGGCCTTGTGATTTCAATTCGGCATCACTTGTGATTCCATCTTGATATCAAGTCTTGTTTCCACTTTTACTACATGAATTTAACTCACATTGCCATAACAGCATATGCAAAATCTGTTTACCCACCATGCTCAATCTTTGGTTCAGAATGAAAACCTCGATCTCCA
Protein-coding regions in this window:
- the LOC135674491 gene encoding probable amino acid permease 7 — its product is MAVEESLETAAAASCDDDGHLRRTGTIWTCVAHIITAVIGSGVLSLAWSTAQLGWIAGPVSMLCFAIVTFVSAFLLSDCYRSPHPVTGTRNYSYMDAVRVTLGEKQTWICGFLQYFSMYGTGIAYTITTSISMRAIQRSDCYHREGRRAPCSYGDSFYMLMFGVVQIVFSQIPDFHDMAWLSVLAAIMSFAYSSIGFALGVAKVIGNGTIKGGVGGIRMTSRAQKVWRVSEALGDIAFAYPYSLILLEIEDTLRSPPPENQTMKKASMISIFITTFFYLCCGCFGYAAFGDGTPGNLLTGFGFYEPYWLIDFANACIVLHLVGGYQVYSQPVFSFADRWVAGKFPNSRFVNEFYRIQLPFLPPYRLNLFRLCFRTAYVATTTGLAMVFPYFNQVLGVLGSLNFWPLAIYFPVEMYFAQKKIGRWTKKWMVLRVFSAGCLLVSLLAMIGSVEGLVSEKLG
- the LOC103985380 gene encoding uncharacterized protein LOC103985380, yielding MTTARRSEAILRCFAARLAARSIATSAARLQSVGWFDKIKGVFTGKPSSASKPSFSLTDFADQMDKARRLGSFKKFEVGRCSATTVSDAFKKHSAILQYLGAIDPSGENLQNSHKQDAAKHCNCTIADVEHILAKYQWAKEAQKKLDKLKEEGKPMPKTFGEVQKLMGSTPLDLGRSNLAKSGQISRNALCPCGSGKRYKRCCGTT